A region from the Arthrobacter gengyunqii genome encodes:
- a CDS encoding amidohydrolase, translating into MRGSVAPILGELIAFRRDLHQHPELSTKEFRTTDRIVEALEAAGLHPVRLEGTGAYVDIGDGPLLIGLRADIDALPVLEETGLPYASVNTGITHACGHDIHTTVMVGVAQILAKLNDAGALGGRVRIVFQPAEEVMPGGALGVIKQGVLEGMPRILALHCDPRIDVGQVGTRIGAITSASDTIRIELTGRGGHTSRPHLTEDLVFALAEIAVSVPAVLSRRIDVRSGVSVVWGQMHAGSAPNAIPAHGFMAGTMRCLDAEAWYAAGELLDDVVRQIAAPFGVDVTLEHTRGVPPVINTDAETSLIEVAARAELGEDSIVLAPQSMGGEDFAWMTQAVPGALMRLGTRTPGGETYDLHRGDYDPDELAISTGVSVMAAAAVRAARRLRH; encoded by the coding sequence ATGCGGGGGAGCGTCGCACCGATTCTGGGTGAGCTGATCGCGTTCCGCCGGGACCTTCACCAGCACCCGGAATTGTCGACGAAGGAATTTCGCACGACGGACCGCATCGTTGAGGCTCTGGAAGCGGCAGGCCTGCACCCGGTCCGGCTGGAAGGCACGGGTGCCTACGTGGACATCGGGGACGGGCCGCTGCTGATTGGCCTGCGTGCCGACATTGACGCGCTGCCGGTGCTCGAGGAGACCGGACTGCCGTACGCGTCCGTCAACACCGGCATCACCCATGCCTGTGGCCATGACATCCACACCACGGTGATGGTGGGCGTGGCGCAGATCCTGGCCAAGCTCAACGACGCGGGAGCCCTCGGCGGACGGGTCCGGATTGTTTTTCAGCCCGCTGAAGAGGTCATGCCCGGCGGTGCGCTGGGCGTCATCAAACAAGGTGTCCTGGAAGGGATGCCTCGGATCCTGGCGCTGCACTGCGATCCGCGGATCGACGTTGGGCAGGTGGGCACCCGGATTGGGGCCATTACCTCGGCATCGGACACCATCCGCATTGAACTGACCGGCCGCGGCGGCCACACCTCCCGGCCGCACCTCACCGAGGACCTCGTCTTTGCACTGGCGGAGATCGCCGTCAGCGTCCCCGCCGTGCTGTCCCGCCGCATCGATGTGCGCAGCGGAGTGTCGGTTGTCTGGGGCCAAATGCATGCCGGCTCCGCGCCCAACGCCATTCCCGCGCACGGCTTTATGGCCGGAACCATGCGCTGCCTGGACGCTGAAGCCTGGTACGCAGCCGGGGAACTGCTGGACGACGTCGTCCGCCAGATAGCTGCGCCCTTCGGCGTGGATGTGACGCTGGAACACACCCGGGGCGTGCCGCCGGTCATTAATACTGACGCGGAGACGAGCCTGATCGAGGTCGCAGCACGCGCGGAACTGGGGGAGGACTCCATCGTCCTGGCGCCGCAGTCTATGGGCGGCGAGGACTTCGCCTGGATGACGCAGGCCGTGCCCGGTGCTCTGATGCGGCTGGGGACGCGCACGCCCGGCGGCGAAACCTATGACCTGCACCGCGGCGACTACGACCCTGATGAGCTGGCAATCAGCACCGGCGTCAGCGTGATGGCAGCGGCCGCGGTACGGGCTGCGCGGAGATTGCGGCACTAG
- a CDS encoding mannose-1-phosphate guanylyltransferase, whose product MNTEPTNPDPSAADFDRFYGVIPAGGVGTRLWPLSRAAAPKFLHDLTGSGSTLIRATYDRLRPLSGDRVMVVTGTLHRQAVRKQLPEISNENLVLELEPKDSAAAIGLAAAILFKRDPHIIMGSFAADQVIAPVDVFQDAVREAIHTAAQGFIVTIGIHPTHAATGFGYIRAGDPLEIAGAPSAHSVVEFVEKPSEEVARTYLKNGHYSWNAGMFVAPVDLMLKHLEANEPELYIGLMEIAEAWDTPKRREVVRRVWPTLPKIAIDYAVAEPAAAAGDVAMIPGIFNWDDVGDFAAIGRLNPAEENSDLTVMGEGARVYSENASGIVVSDTKRVIALIGIEDVVIVDTQDALLVTTKEHAQEVKKAVEHLKASGDTDVL is encoded by the coding sequence ATGAATACCGAACCGACAAACCCTGATCCTTCCGCAGCGGACTTCGACCGCTTTTACGGCGTCATTCCTGCGGGCGGAGTTGGCACGCGCCTGTGGCCGCTGTCCCGGGCCGCTGCCCCCAAGTTTCTCCACGACCTGACAGGGTCGGGGTCCACACTGATCCGGGCCACCTATGACCGTCTGCGTCCGCTCAGCGGTGACCGCGTCATGGTGGTGACCGGTACGCTGCACCGCCAGGCGGTGCGCAAGCAACTTCCCGAGATCTCCAATGAAAACCTTGTTCTGGAGCTGGAGCCCAAGGATTCTGCTGCGGCCATCGGGCTCGCGGCAGCCATCCTCTTTAAAAGGGATCCGCACATCATCATGGGTTCCTTTGCGGCGGACCAGGTCATTGCACCGGTGGACGTCTTCCAGGACGCGGTGCGGGAGGCGATCCACACTGCAGCGCAGGGGTTCATCGTCACGATCGGCATCCACCCCACCCACGCCGCCACCGGATTCGGGTACATCCGTGCAGGTGATCCGCTGGAGATTGCAGGGGCGCCGAGTGCGCACTCGGTCGTTGAATTCGTGGAGAAGCCCTCGGAAGAGGTGGCGCGGACCTACCTGAAGAACGGGCATTACAGCTGGAACGCAGGAATGTTCGTGGCGCCGGTGGACCTGATGCTCAAGCACCTGGAAGCGAACGAGCCGGAACTCTACATCGGCCTGATGGAGATAGCCGAGGCTTGGGACACTCCGAAGCGGCGTGAAGTGGTGCGCCGGGTCTGGCCCACGCTGCCCAAGATCGCGATTGATTACGCCGTAGCGGAGCCCGCAGCGGCTGCCGGCGATGTCGCCATGATCCCGGGCATCTTTAATTGGGACGACGTCGGAGACTTCGCCGCAATCGGCCGCCTGAACCCAGCAGAGGAAAACAGCGACCTCACCGTGATGGGTGAAGGCGCTCGGGTTTACTCGGAGAATGCCTCAGGAATCGTGGTGTCGGACACCAAGCGGGTAATCGCCCTGATCGGCATAGAGGATGTTGTCATCGTCGACACCCAGGACGCGTTGCTGGTCACCACCAAGGAACATGCCCAGGAAGTAAAAAAGGCCGTGGAGCATCTGAAGGCCAGCGGGGACACCGACGTCCTGTAA